In Lacinutrix sp. Bg11-31, the DNA window TAGACATGGGAAGTTCAGACACCCAGAATACATTATTTGCGCTTGCTCCATTGGTCAAAATTACACTGGTGCCAACTCCCGTAGTTAATGGACCGGTACTCCTGATAATAAACACAGAATTTGGGTCTCCACCACCATTAAGAGTTAATGTTCCAGCAACTGATGTAGATCCAACTATATCGTAGACACCTGGAGCCAAATGCTCTCCATTGCCAAAAACAAGAGAGTGTGATGTGTTAGTGGCAGTTAAAGTAATTAGGTCTTGGTATATTAAGTCAATATCAATGATACCTTCGCTAGTATTAAATTCTTGATTGACTGCACTGGTTAAATGCTGACCATTGAATGAAACTGAATAAGTACCAATTTCAAGTGCCTTTGTCATGCCTGGCACCAACATAGCAGTAGTGGATGTGGTACTAATAATGTCACCAGAAATAGCAGAATCAATCATAGATCCTTCATATCTTTTGATACCTATCCAATTAGGCGAGGAAGGTGATCCAGTATTTAATTGACCGTCAACCAATGTCGTATTAAAAATAATTAATCCTGTCGCAGGGAGTGTGATATTATCTCTTTCTGTTGTGGTTAATCGTGGCATTAAAAGCCCTTTACTGGAGGAAGAAACGTCTAGAATAGAAGAGGTATCAGGTGTGGTTGTTCCTATACCGACTTGAGCATAAATACTGCCTAAAGGCAATAAGAATAATTGTACAACAAAGCATTTTAAAATAAATTTCATAAGATAAGTTTTAAGTATTTGGGGTAAGCTATACTAAAAAACGGTGTTAATCCTGATTTTTATGCTTTTTATCGATAAAATATACGAATAATGTAAATTTAATGTAAATATAATCAATAGCTAATATTCAGAACGAACAAACAATAAGCCTCTATTGTCAAAGGTTGCTTCACCAGAATTAACTTTCCACCGTACTTCAATGGTTTCCCCGAAGGTTAATGTAGTAATCTTCGCTTGGAGAGATATAACTGAGTTCAGTGAAATAATATCTCTACTAGAATTAACTACCTCAGTCCCATTTTGATAAATACTGTGGGAAACAAAGTACTGTGCTGAAAAACAAGTAAAATTTCATTACTTTTTCACTAAAGTACCTCTATAGCTTTCATTGTATATTAATCCTAGTTTAGAAATAGCAAAAGTTTGTTTTAATAGCTTATTACAAATAGCAATTATTGTATAATTAATTGCTATGGCAAGTGATTATTTTGAAAATTCCTTCGGAATTTTCTCTTGTTCGTATTTGTTTACTAAATCAGTTACTTAACCACGCAACTAACCATACACAAGACCGTTAGAGTTTATATTTCGCTGCGCTACACATTAGCCACAATTAGAAAAAAATGATACGATTAGAAATTTTCATACATATCTTATTAATATAGAAACAATAGAAATGAGAATATTTGACAAACTATTTGGGAAAAAAGAAGCAATTCAGGATTCGGACAAACTAATGGACGAAAATATTTTTTTGGAGAATTATAAAAATATCTAAATCCAATAGTTCTGGTAATTATGAAAAGCAATAAACTGAATTAAATAAGGAACTTTCAAAACATTCTGCACTGGAGGTTCTTGAATTTGACAATAGATTTCGAACACTTCGAGGACAAG includes these proteins:
- a CDS encoding ice-binding family protein; translation: MKFILKCFVVQLFLLPLGSIYAQVGIGTTTPDTSSILDVSSSSKGLLMPRLTTTERDNITLPATGLIIFNTTLVDGQLNTGSPSSPNWIGIKRYEGSMIDSAISGDIISTTSTTAMLVPGMTKALEIGTYSVSFNGQHLTSAVNQEFNTSEGIIDIDLIYQDLITLTATNTSHSLVFGNGEHLAPGVYDIVGSTSVAGTLTLNGGGDPNSVFIIRSTGPLTTGVGTSVILTNGASANNVFWVSELPMSTGANSIFKGSLVSRAGAISLGVSTSMEGRVFTKSGALSVGASCILTEPSGVSPIDLRRLSSFVMFTTSGAVSSDVSSTISGDIGTGIGALAIAGVHYGELYPAGTTSTSETTTTYSIYQNGTELVNSSRKITSLNSVVSLQAKVTALTAGEVIEIRWKVSSGQATLDNRDLLFIRSE